In one window of Phormidium ambiguum IAM M-71 DNA:
- a CDS encoding NUDIX hydrolase, translated as MPLGKEPPAIIKQRLFYQGRKFNFEVTRLRLPNKVEGDWECIRHPGGALAVPVTSEGKLILLSQYRFAAQGRLLEFPAGTIEENEDPFSTIQREIEEETGYHANKWQKLGEFFLAPGYSDEIIYAFLAQDLQPLEKPPEQDDDEDMETVFLTPEELEKAILSGEPVDAKSVTSFFMARPFLK; from the coding sequence ATGCCATTAGGTAAAGAACCGCCAGCAATAATTAAACAACGCCTATTTTATCAAGGTCGCAAATTCAATTTTGAAGTAACTCGTTTGCGTCTTCCTAACAAAGTAGAAGGCGACTGGGAATGTATTCGTCATCCTGGTGGTGCTTTAGCAGTTCCCGTAACTTCGGAAGGTAAATTAATATTATTAAGTCAATATCGTTTTGCTGCCCAAGGACGTTTATTAGAATTTCCTGCCGGAACTATTGAAGAGAACGAAGATCCATTTTCTACTATTCAGCGAGAGATAGAAGAAGAGACGGGTTATCACGCGAATAAATGGCAAAAATTAGGCGAATTTTTCCTGGCACCTGGTTATTCTGATGAAATTATTTATGCTTTTCTCGCCCAAGATTTGCAACCATTAGAAAAGCCACCGGAACAAGATGACGACGAAGATATGGAAACAGTTTTTCTCACTCCTGAAGAACTAGAAAAAGCCATTTTATCCGGTGAACCAGTAGACGCAAAATCAGTAACTAGCTTCTTCATGGCGCGTCCCTTTCTGAAATAA